A section of the Anabaena cylindrica PCC 7122 genome encodes:
- a CDS encoding amino acid ABC transporter permease — protein MTNTKPPIWRDYRFWQIAAQCVAVILAIAIVAILGMNLNRNLQQLGIKFGFDFLQQQASFDIGETPLSYKPTDTYTRALWIGLINSLRVAVVGILLTTIVGITAGIARLSDNWLVRNISLVYVEIFRNTPLLLQLLFWYFAVFLGFPKAENKFSFWGLVYLSQNGVELPGISFSPEFSTLLLGLTFYTGAFIAEIVRGGIQSVAKGQWEAGRSLGLKPVLVMRLVVIPQALRVIIPPLTSQYLNLTKNSSLAIAIGYPDIYFVASTTFNQTGKAVEVMLLIMLTYLTLSLIISFMMNLLNRSVQIKER, from the coding sequence ATGACTAATACAAAACCACCGATATGGCGTGATTACCGCTTTTGGCAAATTGCAGCCCAATGTGTAGCTGTAATTTTAGCGATCGCAATAGTTGCTATTTTGGGGATGAATCTCAACCGGAATTTACAGCAATTAGGTATTAAATTCGGTTTTGATTTTCTTCAGCAACAAGCATCTTTTGATATTGGCGAAACTCCTCTTAGTTATAAACCAACTGATACCTACACCCGTGCTTTATGGATAGGTTTAATCAACTCTTTGCGGGTAGCAGTGGTGGGAATTTTGCTGACAACAATTGTCGGCATAACAGCGGGAATTGCTCGCTTATCTGATAATTGGTTAGTGAGAAATATCAGTCTAGTTTACGTAGAGATCTTTCGGAATACCCCATTATTACTGCAATTGCTATTTTGGTACTTTGCGGTTTTCCTTGGTTTTCCTAAAGCAGAAAATAAATTTTCATTCTGGGGGTTAGTTTACCTCAGTCAAAATGGGGTAGAACTTCCTGGAATTAGCTTTTCTCCAGAATTTTCAACTTTGCTGCTGGGATTAACGTTTTACACAGGTGCGTTTATCGCTGAAATTGTCAGGGGTGGAATTCAATCAGTAGCTAAGGGACAATGGGAAGCAGGACGGTCTTTAGGACTAAAACCCGTTTTAGTCATGCGTTTGGTGGTTATTCCCCAAGCCTTGCGGGTGATCATTCCCCCCCTTACCAGCCAGTATTTGAATTTAACAAAAAATTCTAGTTTAGCGATCGCTATCGGCTACCCCGATATTTATTTTGTTGCTTCTACCACATTTAACCAAACCGGCAAAGCCGTAGAAGTGATGTTATTAATTATGCTCACCTATCTCACCCTCAGCTTAATCATCTCCTTCATGATGAATTTGTTAAATCGTTCCGTGCAAATCAAAGAAAGATAA
- a CDS encoding amino acid ABC transporter permease, whose translation MTQLTWLRQNLFSNWYNSLLTIFCSVFIFRLIQSFLFWVITQAQWRVVQANLPLFLVGRFPQSLYWRIWIVLGIIIILSGITWSVFTKKQNIIKRKFSKFIIPALAPTWLLSFPLILWLIGGGLGLQSVSTNLWNGLLLTLLMAVISIVLSFPLGVLLALGRTSKLFIIRWFSILYIEIVRGLPLIGILFIAQVMLPLFLPTDLRLDRLVRGIAGLVLFSAAYMAENVRGGLQSIPRGQTEAAKALGFNTPLVLILIILPQALRAVIPAIVGQFIGLFKDTSLLSLVGLVELTGIARSILAQPQFLGRYAEVYIFIGLIYWVFCYSMSLASRRLEKQLNNS comes from the coding sequence ATGACTCAACTTACTTGGTTACGCCAAAATTTATTTAGTAACTGGTATAACAGCTTATTAACAATTTTCTGTTCAGTCTTCATATTTAGACTAATTCAAAGCTTCCTATTTTGGGTAATTACTCAAGCACAATGGCGAGTTGTTCAAGCTAACTTACCCTTATTTTTAGTTGGTAGATTTCCCCAAAGCTTATATTGGCGAATTTGGATAGTTTTAGGAATCATTATAATTTTAAGCGGGATCACCTGGAGTGTATTTACTAAAAAGCAAAATATCATAAAACGCAAATTTTCTAAATTTATTATCCCTGCCCTTGCACCAACATGGTTATTATCTTTCCCTCTAATTCTCTGGCTGATAGGAGGAGGATTAGGCTTACAATCTGTATCAACAAACTTATGGAACGGGTTGCTGTTGACCCTATTAATGGCAGTAATTAGTATTGTCCTCTCCTTTCCTCTTGGGGTTTTATTAGCATTAGGACGCACAAGTAAATTATTTATAATTCGTTGGTTTTCTATTCTCTATATTGAAATAGTCAGAGGATTACCACTAATAGGAATTTTATTTATTGCTCAAGTCATGTTACCCTTATTTTTACCAACAGATTTACGTTTAGATCGCTTAGTCAGAGGAATAGCCGGACTCGTGCTATTTAGTGCCGCTTACATGGCTGAAAATGTGCGTGGTGGACTGCAATCAATACCCAGAGGACAAACCGAAGCAGCAAAAGCACTAGGATTTAATACACCTTTAGTATTAATATTAATTATCTTACCTCAAGCCTTGCGTGCTGTGATTCCCGCAATTGTCGGACAGTTTATTGGCTTATTTAAAGACACTTCACTTTTATCTTTAGTGGGATTAGTCGAACTAACAGGAATTGCTCGCTCTATTTTGGCACAACCGCAGTTTTTGGGGAGATATGCTGAAGTATATATATTTATTGGCTTAATTTATTGGGTGTTTTGTTACTCAATGTCATTGGCTTCTCGACGGCTAGAAAAACAGTTAAATAATTCGTAA
- a CDS encoding amino acid ABC transporter ATP-binding protein: MEEQTPIIIAEDVHKWYGKFHVLQGVSLTINRGEVVVLMGPSGSGKSTFIRTFNALEEYQQGNISIDGITLSRDLRNIEKIRKETGMVFQQFNLFPHLTVLKNITLAPIWVRKLPKAKAEELAMQLLERVGILTQANKYPGQLSGGQQQRVAIARALAMQPKIMLFDEPTSALDPEMVREVLDVMKNLASEGMTMVVVTHEVGFAREVADRVILMDSGSLVEEATPDMFFTEPKEERTKKFLSQIL; encoded by the coding sequence ATGGAAGAACAAACACCGATTATTATTGCTGAAGATGTTCACAAATGGTATGGTAAATTCCACGTTCTTCAAGGAGTGAGTTTAACCATTAATCGGGGGGAAGTTGTTGTTTTAATGGGGCCTTCTGGTTCAGGTAAATCAACTTTTATCCGTACATTCAACGCCTTAGAAGAATATCAACAGGGAAATATCAGTATTGATGGAATTACTCTCAGCCGTGATTTGCGAAATATCGAAAAAATTCGTAAAGAAACGGGAATGGTATTTCAACAATTTAATTTATTTCCCCATTTAACCGTTTTAAAAAATATCACCTTAGCACCAATTTGGGTTCGGAAATTACCAAAAGCTAAAGCTGAAGAATTAGCAATGCAACTTTTAGAAAGAGTAGGGATTTTAACACAAGCAAATAAATATCCAGGACAGTTATCTGGTGGACAACAGCAACGAGTAGCCATAGCGCGTGCGTTAGCTATGCAACCTAAAATCATGCTATTTGATGAACCGACTTCCGCTTTAGATCCAGAAATGGTCCGAGAAGTTTTAGATGTGATGAAAAATCTTGCTAGTGAGGGAATGACAATGGTAGTAGTGACTCACGAAGTGGGATTTGCGAGGGAAGTTGCAGATAGAGTAATTCTTATGGATAGTGGTTCTTTAGTTGAAGAAGCGACTCCTGATATGTTTTTTACTGAACCGAAAGAAGAAAGAACAAAGAAGTTTTTATCACAAATTCTTTAG
- a CDS encoding PAP/fibrillin family protein, translating into MNNQVLKEKLQAIINKIKTKADGSPVTNLKLDQNLAEEIEQLTTELENLNPNPQPLLHATALLDGAWQLQYSTAREIRSLASLPLGLQIGKVYQVINVANKLFFNLAQVKHPLGIVSGYVKVTASFEPALDISGLVDKRINVDFDKRYLAIEKIVGIDTPQLNPFKVVTANNPQGRIATLDITYLDETLRIGRGGDGSLFILNKANDLSNLPAELR; encoded by the coding sequence ATGAATAATCAAGTCTTGAAAGAAAAATTACAAGCAATAATTAATAAAATTAAAACTAAAGCTGATGGTTCTCCTGTTACTAATTTAAAGCTGGATCAAAATTTAGCTGAAGAAATTGAACAATTGACAACAGAACTAGAAAATCTTAATCCTAATCCTCAACCTCTCCTCCATGCTACTGCTTTGTTAGATGGTGCTTGGCAACTTCAATACTCCACAGCTAGAGAAATACGTTCTTTAGCTTCCTTACCATTGGGTTTACAGATAGGTAAAGTTTATCAGGTAATTAATGTTGCTAATAAACTGTTTTTTAATCTAGCTCAAGTTAAGCACCCTTTGGGGATAGTATCAGGATATGTGAAAGTAACAGCTAGTTTTGAACCTGCTTTAGATATATCGGGTTTAGTAGATAAACGTATTAATGTTGATTTTGATAAACGTTATTTAGCTATTGAAAAAATTGTGGGTATTGACACACCTCAACTAAATCCATTTAAAGTTGTCACAGCTAATAATCCTCAAGGTAGAATTGCTACTCTCGATATTACTTATTTAGATGAAACTTTAAGAATTGGACGTGGGGGTGATGGAAGTTTATTCATTCTTAATAAAGCCAATGATTTATCTAATTTACCTGCTGAATTGAGGTAA
- a CDS encoding type II toxin-antitoxin system ParD family antitoxin, producing the protein MTNINITLPESLKSFIEQQIAEGGYNSASEYFQQLIIQEAQRQSKGSFHNLLINHEEFETTLDELADDFAACVGATAPILSDYAVSRESIYVDHF; encoded by the coding sequence ATGACTAATATTAATATTACTCTACCTGAATCACTGAAAAGTTTTATTGAACAACAAATTGCTGAAGGTGGTTATAATTCAGCCAGTGAATATTTCCAACAGTTAATTATTCAAGAAGCACAGCGCCAAAGTAAAGGGAGTTTCCATAACTTGCTGATAAATCATGAAGAATTTGAAACTACTTTAGATGAATTAGCTGATGATTTTGCAGCGTGTGTGGGTGCAACTGCGCCTATTTTGTCTGATTATGCTGTTAGTCGTGAAAGTATTTATGTGGATCATTTTTAA
- a CDS encoding type II toxin-antitoxin system VapC family toxin, producing MEYLVDTNILLRLVQRTYPLNLVIRNAVRKLKNNGDIMLTTPQNCAEFWNVATRPATKNGFGLTPKDADRQLRLIERIFPLLSDIPTVYPEWRKLVVKFGVSGVQVHDARLAATMKANNIAHILTFNTGDFIRYASEGIIAVNPNTV from the coding sequence GTGGAATATTTAGTAGATACGAATATTTTATTGCGTCTTGTGCAGCGCACTTATCCATTAAATCTAGTGATTAGAAATGCAGTTAGAAAGCTGAAGAATAATGGGGATATAATGTTAACTACTCCCCAGAATTGTGCGGAGTTTTGGAATGTTGCTACAAGGCCAGCTACAAAAAACGGATTTGGTTTAACACCCAAAGATGCCGATAGACAGTTAAGATTAATTGAGCGTATTTTTCCCTTATTATCTGATATACCTACAGTTTACCCAGAGTGGCGTAAATTAGTTGTGAAATTTGGTGTATCAGGTGTTCAAGTGCATGATGCGCGTCTTGCTGCAACTATGAAGGCTAATAATATAGCGCATATTCTGACATTTAATACAGGTGATTTTATCCGTTATGCCTCTGAGGGAATTATAGCTGTTAATCCAAATACAGTGTAA
- a CDS encoding DUF6972 family protein, whose amino-acid sequence MSGIEKQLTLDTRHIAKHLPDTPQMQILLQREGFVHVFNDEATMLRVAQAIIENGEFTGIIRNHERYGLYFASAIGYRIDINGSQILLHYGEIKVTGDNIMSFPAPDLANNWQFTEIWVDPTSIPPYILMLLGDDKNNFCILDPTENYKIIFACSSYEEAKLWLLEDEYERVEGRVLAEQVA is encoded by the coding sequence ATGAGTGGAATAGAGAAGCAACTAACTCTAGACACTAGACATATTGCCAAGCATCTCCCAGACACACCACAAATGCAAATATTATTGCAGCGAGAAGGGTTTGTTCATGTTTTTAACGATGAAGCAACAATGCTCAGGGTAGCGCAAGCCATAATAGAAAATGGGGAGTTCACAGGTATCATTCGTAATCATGAACGATATGGACTCTATTTTGCCAGCGCAATTGGCTATAGAATAGATATTAATGGCAGTCAAATTCTTCTGCATTATGGTGAAATAAAAGTCACTGGAGATAATATCATGTCATTCCCCGCACCCGACCTAGCCAATAACTGGCAGTTTACAGAAATATGGGTTGACCCCACCTCTATACCACCCTACATTTTGATGTTGCTTGGTGATGATAAAAATAATTTTTGCATTTTAGATCCTACAGAAAATTACAAGATTATTTTTGCTTGTTCCAGTTATGAAGAAGCAAAACTTTGGCTGCTTGAGGATGAATATGAGCGTGTGGAAGGTCGAGTTCTAGCGGAACAGGTTGCTTAA
- a CDS encoding Excinuclease ABC C subunit domain protein, with product MKLNLNYKEMPFLQYNQRKNLPAKPGIYYVGNSDYPVMYIGLSHNLRNRHLNHHRQSEFEEIENAVIRYRVVTEDLLNRISNLAENLRRLEKQAIKYYHPELNRKAVTTQPKLSVGAVYIQTHQVKQAGYCSHFDAEDGEELAINTSKSKLSFITRAIEAQRPIFLIASGNYKDYVNSGYHNLSELAIYKNEKIYIIISCFIPDGYEVDHSYDLSYIVYGGNSTIFIKPYVILNNQPGFQEFKKSYLTVGFINCEKSSFAQILLNLGNFQLI from the coding sequence ATGAAGCTGAATCTAAATTATAAGGAGATGCCATTTTTACAATATAATCAGCGTAAAAATTTACCAGCGAAACCTGGTATTTATTATGTTGGCAATAGTGATTATCCAGTTATGTATATAGGACTTTCTCATAATTTGAGAAATCGTCACCTGAATCATCATCGTCAGTCAGAATTTGAAGAAATCGAAAATGCTGTTATACGTTATCGAGTTGTCACTGAAGATTTATTAAATAGAATTTCCAACCTTGCAGAAAATCTCAGGAGACTGGAAAAACAAGCTATCAAATATTATCACCCAGAACTCAACAGAAAAGCTGTCACTACTCAGCCTAAGTTATCAGTTGGTGCAGTTTATATTCAAACTCATCAAGTTAAGCAAGCTGGATATTGCTCACATTTTGATGCAGAAGATGGGGAAGAATTAGCAATTAATACAAGTAAAAGTAAACTATCTTTCATAACTAGAGCTATTGAAGCACAACGTCCTATTTTTTTGATAGCATCTGGGAATTATAAAGATTATGTAAATTCAGGTTATCACAATTTATCGGAATTAGCTATCTACAAAAATGAAAAAATTTATATTATTATAAGTTGCTTTATTCCTGATGGCTACGAAGTTGATCATAGTTATGACCTCAGTTATATTGTGTATGGTGGCAATTCTACAATATTTATTAAACCCTACGTTATTCTTAATAATCAACCAGGATTTCAGGAATTTAAAAAAAGCTATTTGACAGTAGGATTTATTAACTGTGAAAAATCTTCATTTGCTCAAATTTTGTTAAACTTAGGGAATTTTCAATTAATTTAG
- a CDS encoding SH3 domain-containing protein — protein sequence MTDPTGTPLNVRDIPNGRIINKLKNGKEVYILEITYDNKRRPWAKIGGYHNGQYRIWGWVFREFVSCYNR from the coding sequence GTGACAGATCCTACAGGTACTCCCCTAAATGTGCGAGATATCCCTAATGGTCGAATCATAAACAAATTGAAAAATGGCAAGGAAGTTTATATTCTTGAAATAACTTATGACAATAAAAGACGACCTTGGGCTAAAATAGGTGGTTATCACAATGGACAGTACAGAATTTGGGGTTGGGTATTTAGAGAATTTGTTAGTTGCTACAATCGCTAA
- a CDS encoding type II toxin-antitoxin system VapC family toxin has translation MIAIDTNIIIRFVTQDDELHFQKSKEIFQTHDVFIADTVILETEWVLRFRYKFKPNEICTALRNLFGLPNVHLTNPSLIAQVIQWHENGLDFADAFHLAHTQHCSQFYTFDEKFIKKSKGLNQCDVQSP, from the coding sequence ATGATTGCGATTGATACAAATATAATTATCAGGTTTGTAACTCAAGACGATGAATTACACTTTCAAAAAAGTAAGGAAATTTTCCAAACTCACGATGTTTTTATTGCAGATACGGTTATTCTTGAGACTGAATGGGTATTAAGATTTAGATACAAGTTTAAACCCAATGAGATATGTACAGCGTTAAGAAATTTGTTCGGTTTACCTAATGTTCACCTAACTAATCCTAGCTTAATTGCTCAAGTAATTCAATGGCATGAAAATGGTTTAGACTTTGCTGATGCTTTTCATCTAGCCCATACTCAACACTGTTCTCAATTTTACACATTTGATGAAAAGTTTATCAAGAAGTCCAAAGGACTAAATCAGTGTGATGTTCAAAGTCCTTAA
- a CDS encoding AbrB/MazE/SpoVT family DNA-binding domain-containing protein, with the protein MEVTKLYPQGQIVLPESLREAYHWNVGQEFVIIDMGDGILLKPKNPFSVTKLDDVAGCLKYHGEPATLEDMDDAIRQGVEEMWNDCD; encoded by the coding sequence ATGGAAGTTACAAAGTTATATCCTCAAGGACAGATAGTTCTTCCTGAATCTTTACGGGAAGCTTATCATTGGAATGTTGGTCAGGAATTTGTGATTATTGATATGGGTGATGGGATTTTGTTAAAGCCTAAGAATCCTTTTTCAGTAACTAAGTTAGATGATGTAGCAGGTTGTTTAAAATATCACGGTGAACCTGCAACACTTGAAGATATGGATGATGCAATTCGTCAAGGTGTTGAGGAAATGTGGAATGATTGCGATTGA
- a CDS encoding ferredoxin:protochlorophyllide reductase (ATP-dependent) subunit N, protein MTVAQQPEALNFECETGNYHTFCPISCVAWLYQKIEDSFFLVIGTKTCGYFLQNAMGVMIFAEPRYAMAELEEGDISAQLNDYEELKRLCEQIKRDRNPSVIVWIGTCTTEIIKTDLEGLAPKLEADLGIPIVVARANGLDYAFTQGEDTVLAAMAHRCPEKSPVSETEKVERNAIQKLMNFGKKKEDIAQDESEYVDHPPLVLFGSLPDPVVTQLTLELKKQGIKVSGWLPAKRFTELPVIEEGYYVAGVNPFLSRTATTLMRRRKCKLIGAPFPIGPDGTRAWIEKICSVFGITPKGLDEREAQIWAGVEDYVKLIRGKSVFLMGDNLLEISMARFLIRCGMTVQEIGIPYMDKRYQAAELALLEKTCQEMNSPLPTIMEKPDNYNQLQRIYELKPDLVITGMAHANPLEARGINTKWSVEFTFAQIHGFGNTRDILELVTRPLRRNNNLKDLGWDKLVREEAKI, encoded by the coding sequence ATGACTGTTGCTCAACAGCCAGAAGCTTTAAATTTTGAATGTGAAACCGGAAATTATCACACTTTTTGTCCTATTAGCTGCGTTGCGTGGTTATATCAAAAAATTGAAGATAGCTTCTTTTTGGTGATTGGAACAAAAACCTGCGGTTACTTCCTGCAAAATGCAATGGGAGTGATGATTTTTGCTGAACCCCGCTATGCAATGGCAGAGTTGGAAGAAGGGGATATTTCGGCACAATTGAATGATTATGAAGAATTAAAACGATTGTGTGAGCAAATTAAGCGCGATCGCAATCCTAGTGTAATTGTCTGGATTGGTACTTGCACCACAGAAATTATTAAAACCGACTTGGAAGGTTTAGCACCCAAGTTAGAAGCTGATTTAGGTATTCCCATTGTTGTCGCCCGTGCTAACGGACTCGACTACGCATTCACCCAAGGAGAGGACACTGTGTTAGCCGCTATGGCTCATCGTTGTCCAGAAAAGTCTCCAGTATCAGAAACTGAAAAAGTTGAGCGCAACGCCATTCAGAAGCTGATGAATTTCGGTAAGAAAAAAGAAGACATCGCCCAAGATGAATCTGAGTATGTAGATCATCCTCCTTTGGTGCTGTTTGGTTCTTTACCTGACCCCGTAGTAACTCAGTTAACCTTGGAACTGAAAAAACAAGGTATTAAAGTTTCTGGTTGGCTACCTGCAAAACGATTTACAGAATTACCTGTGATTGAAGAAGGGTATTATGTCGCTGGTGTGAATCCCTTCCTTAGTCGCACCGCTACAACCTTAATGCGTCGTCGCAAATGCAAACTCATAGGCGCACCATTTCCCATTGGCCCCGACGGAACCCGCGCTTGGATTGAAAAAATCTGCTCAGTGTTTGGAATTACACCCAAGGGTTTAGATGAAAGGGAAGCGCAGATATGGGCTGGTGTAGAAGATTATGTGAAATTGATTCGTGGTAAATCTGTGTTTTTGATGGGTGATAACCTGTTGGAAATTTCTATGGCGCGGTTTTTAATTCGCTGTGGAATGACTGTTCAGGAAATTGGTATTCCTTACATGGATAAACGCTATCAAGCTGCTGAGTTGGCTTTGTTAGAAAAGACTTGTCAGGAAATGAATTCACCTCTACCGACAATTATGGAGAAGCCTGATAATTACAATCAACTTCAACGGATTTATGAGTTGAAACCTGATTTGGTAATTACTGGTATGGCTCATGCTAACCCACTAGAAGCACGGGGTATTAATACTAAGTGGTCTGTGGAGTTTACCTTTGCTCAAATTCACGGTTTTGGTAATACCCGTGACATTTTGGAATTGGTAACTCGTCCTTTAAGAAGGAATAATAATCTGAAGGATTTGGGTTGGGATAAGTTGGTAAGAGAAGAAGCGAAGATTTAA
- a CDS encoding DUF5331 domain-containing protein: MAFFNSFTDSIKQKWLQFFQVNRDWITLQMAIESVYTPDGGKRPSSYLILGVVNALEPKLAQLMFPFAKLNPDADTLIEVLDLHFDPDIVLGNRLSPTTEPKRYLDVSEDIPEVLEDIAEDVLEEEPSASTDLSDVGEEDIDQEFTMIDVTQVNWDESNSLVDDNAFDEISLADASILEESEPASSVETVDEFSGISFESMTLSEDNNASALGDLNLSDDNGFDDLGQPEESAFRDVLSDVWGDEKSLQEGEENNDLLGEELPSEVFDESEMARLFPNN; the protein is encoded by the coding sequence ATGGCATTCTTTAATAGCTTTACGGACTCAATCAAGCAAAAGTGGTTGCAATTCTTTCAGGTGAACCGCGATTGGATTACCCTGCAAATGGCAATAGAATCGGTTTATACCCCCGATGGAGGGAAGCGACCATCTTCGTACCTCATCCTGGGAGTGGTAAATGCGCTAGAACCCAAACTAGCCCAGTTAATGTTTCCCTTTGCTAAATTAAATCCAGATGCTGATACTCTGATTGAAGTATTGGATTTGCATTTTGATCCAGATATTGTCCTTGGAAACCGTTTGAGTCCAACAACAGAACCAAAAAGATACTTGGACGTTTCTGAAGACATCCCTGAAGTGCTAGAAGATATTGCTGAAGATGTTCTGGAAGAGGAACCATCAGCCAGCACTGATTTAAGTGATGTTGGGGAAGAGGACATTGATCAAGAATTCACAATGATCGATGTCACTCAAGTCAATTGGGATGAAAGCAATTCACTGGTAGATGACAATGCTTTCGATGAGATTTCTTTAGCTGATGCAAGCATCCTAGAGGAGTCCGAACCAGCATCCAGTGTAGAAACAGTGGATGAGTTTAGTGGGATTTCCTTTGAGTCTATGACTTTATCGGAAGACAACAATGCGTCTGCGTTAGGTGATTTAAATTTATCTGATGACAATGGGTTTGATGATCTAGGTCAACCGGAAGAGAGCGCATTTCGTGATGTGCTGTCTGATGTCTGGGGTGATGAAAAATCCCTCCAAGAGGGTGAAGAAAATAATGACCTTTTGGGTGAAGAACTGCCATCAGAGGTTTTTGATGAATCAGAAATGGCTCGTCTCTTTCCCAATAATTAA
- the bchL gene encoding ferredoxin:protochlorophyllide reductase (ATP-dependent) iron-sulfur ATP-binding protein, with protein MKLAVYGKGGIGKSTTSCNISVALAKRGKKVLQIGCDPKHDSTFTLTGFLIPTIIDTLQEKDYHYEDVWPEDVIYKGYGGVDCVEAGGPPAGAGCGGYVVGETVKLLKELNAFDEYDVILFDVLGDVVCGGFAAPLNYADYCLIVTDNGFDALFAANRIAASVREKARTHPLRLAGLIGNRTVKRDLIEKYIEAVPMPVLEVLPLIEDIRVSRVKGKTLFEMAESDPSLDYVCDYYLSIADQILARPEGVVPNDAPDRELFSLLSDFYLNPSKPQATNAEEELDLMIV; from the coding sequence GTGAAATTAGCAGTTTACGGAAAAGGTGGAATTGGCAAATCAACAACTAGCTGTAACATCTCAGTTGCCCTAGCCAAACGCGGTAAAAAAGTACTACAAATTGGCTGTGACCCTAAACATGACAGCACTTTCACACTTACCGGGTTTCTGATTCCTACAATTATTGACACTCTGCAAGAAAAAGATTACCACTACGAAGATGTTTGGCCCGAAGATGTAATTTACAAAGGCTATGGTGGTGTAGATTGCGTAGAGGCTGGTGGGCCTCCGGCTGGTGCAGGTTGTGGTGGATATGTAGTAGGTGAAACTGTAAAACTACTTAAAGAACTCAATGCTTTTGATGAGTACGATGTAATTTTATTTGACGTACTGGGTGACGTTGTGTGTGGTGGTTTTGCAGCACCACTCAATTATGCCGATTATTGCCTGATTGTTACTGATAATGGCTTTGATGCTTTGTTTGCTGCTAACCGGATTGCAGCTTCAGTCCGTGAGAAAGCACGCACTCACCCACTGCGTTTAGCTGGTTTAATTGGTAATCGCACTGTCAAGCGTGACTTAATTGAGAAATACATCGAAGCAGTACCGATGCCAGTTTTAGAGGTATTACCTCTGATTGAAGATATCCGTGTTTCCCGCGTCAAAGGTAAAACACTGTTTGAAATGGCAGAGTCAGATCCTTCACTGGACTATGTTTGCGACTATTATCTTAGCATTGCTGACCAAATATTGGCACGTCCTGAAGGTGTTGTTCCTAACGATGCTCCAGATAGAGAACTTTTCTCTTTGTTGTCAGATTTTTATCTAAATCCGAGTAAACCACAAGCCACTAATGCAGAAGAGGAACTAGACTTGATGATTGTATAA
- a CDS encoding TIGR02450 family Trp-rich protein: MPKKQKFPYLLGSKWTAQQKIDGWRHFQVVNRKNQGKWVYAEMVAACDPQVRFWLNAKLLQDNSQWHAGWQSLQEINAVEKN; encoded by the coding sequence ATGCCTAAAAAACAAAAATTTCCCTATTTACTCGGTTCTAAGTGGACAGCACAACAAAAAATTGATGGGTGGCGACATTTTCAAGTTGTTAACCGAAAAAATCAGGGTAAGTGGGTATATGCAGAAATGGTGGCTGCTTGCGATCCTCAAGTCCGCTTTTGGTTGAATGCAAAATTGTTACAAGATAATTCCCAGTGGCACGCCGGTTGGCAATCATTGCAGGAAATCAATGCTGTTGAAAAAAATTAA